Proteins found in one Nitratiruptor sp. SB155-2 genomic segment:
- a CDS encoding iron-sulfur cluster assembly scaffold protein → MEQTNIPIDPKYLELMLNPTNYGEMKEYDAKGFGKNAQTGEMVVIYLKIDPISTIIKEIKWQTNGCGTTLVSGALFSEEYKGKTLQSGVEFTQDVFEKIKDNPPEDAACGEVVARAFMAAVQDYEARKRGENKEYIEYVTLSCPVPQGGEIEQSVSKKA, encoded by the coding sequence ATGGAGCAAACAAATATCCCTATAGATCCAAAATACTTGGAACTCATGCTCAATCCGACAAATTATGGTGAGATGAAAGAGTATGACGCAAAAGGGTTCGGGAAAAATGCTCAGACAGGTGAGATGGTAGTGATTTATCTCAAAATAGATCCTATTAGCACGATTATCAAAGAGATCAAATGGCAAACCAATGGATGTGGTACCACGCTTGTGAGTGGAGCTCTGTTTAGTGAAGAGTATAAAGGCAAAACGCTTCAAAGCGGTGTCGAATTTACACAAGATGTGTTTGAAAAGATCAAAGACAATCCCCCAGAAGATGCTGCCTGTGGAGAAGTGGTTGCCAGAGCGTTTATGGCTGCAGTGCAAGACTATGAAGCCAGAAAAAGAGGAGAAAACAAAGAGTACATCGAATATGTGACCCTTAGTTGTCCGGTACCCCAAGGAGGAGAAATTGAACAATCTGTTTCGAAAAAAGCATGA
- a CDS encoding sodium ion-translocating decarboxylase subunit beta, whose translation MKKRLVTFFLALSFFLIPLGALATVNHVASSEAHKEVQTESKSFGSLLLNFYKQTGIYAFLNPKDGVKNAKGDEISKFQQSFGRLIMIAICFVLFYLAIAKGFEPLLLIPIGFGGLLANIPLANIIGDGGFIGELFKAGIANELFPILIFMGVGAMTDFGPLLANPKTALLGAAAQFGIFGTLVGAVALSQFGIFDFSMQDSAAISIIGGADGPTTIFIASKLAPDLLGAMAVAAYSYMALVPVIQPPIMKALTSEEERKIKMTTRRKVSKLEKMLFPLTVLILTLLILPESSPLIGALTFGNFVRESGVVERLSKTLQNELINIVTIFLGLSVGSKLAAEYFLVPETLGILLLGLVAFSIGTAAGVIMGKIMNKMSKEPINPLIGAAGVSAVPMAARVANRVGMESDPTNVLLMHAMGPNVAGVIGSAVAAGVLLSIF comes from the coding sequence ATGAAAAAAAGATTAGTTACCTTTTTTCTGGCACTCTCGTTTTTCCTCATTCCGTTGGGTGCTTTGGCGACTGTGAACCATGTTGCATCCAGTGAGGCACATAAAGAGGTGCAAACAGAAAGCAAGAGTTTTGGCTCTTTGCTCCTCAACTTTTACAAACAGACCGGTATATACGCCTTTTTGAATCCAAAAGATGGCGTAAAGAATGCCAAAGGCGATGAAATTAGTAAATTTCAGCAAAGCTTCGGCCGCCTCATTATGATCGCTATATGTTTTGTACTTTTTTATTTGGCGATCGCCAAGGGATTCGAGCCGCTTTTATTGATACCTATCGGTTTTGGAGGGCTTTTGGCAAACATTCCACTTGCCAATATCATTGGCGATGGTGGGTTTATCGGTGAACTTTTTAAAGCAGGTATCGCCAATGAGCTCTTTCCTATTCTCATCTTCATGGGTGTCGGTGCGATGACCGATTTTGGTCCTTTGCTGGCAAACCCCAAAACGGCACTTTTAGGTGCTGCTGCACAGTTTGGTATTTTTGGAACGCTTGTCGGTGCAGTTGCATTAAGCCAATTCGGAATATTCGATTTTAGTATGCAAGATTCTGCAGCAATCTCTATAATTGGTGGCGCCGATGGTCCGACTACCATCTTTATAGCGAGTAAACTGGCTCCTGATCTGTTGGGGGCTATGGCAGTTGCTGCCTATAGCTATATGGCACTCGTTCCAGTCATCCAGCCGCCAATCATGAAAGCCTTGACAAGTGAAGAAGAGCGAAAAATCAAGATGACTACGAGACGAAAAGTGAGTAAACTTGAAAAAATGCTCTTTCCTTTGACTGTGTTGATTTTAACGCTTCTGATCTTACCGGAGTCTTCACCACTTATCGGAGCGCTGACTTTCGGTAACTTCGTGCGAGAATCTGGTGTGGTCGAACGACTTTCAAAAACATTACAAAACGAACTTATCAACATCGTCACGATCTTTTTGGGACTTTCTGTAGGAAGTAAACTTGCCGCTGAATATTTCTTGGTACCAGAAACTCTAGGCATATTGCTTCTTGGACTTGTGGCATTCTCTATCGGTACGGCTGCAGGAGTTATCATGGGTAAAATTATGAATAAAATGTCCAAAGAGCCAATTAATCCACTTATCGGTGCGGCGGGTGTGAGTGCTGTACCTATGGCCGCACGTGTAGCCAACAGAGTTGGAATGGAGAGCGATCCTACAAATGTTTTGTTGATGCATGCGATGGGACCAAATGTCGCGGGTGTTATCGGATCGGCTGTGGCAGCCGGGGTACTGCTATCAATCTTCTAA
- a CDS encoding class I SAM-dependent DNA methyltransferase, giving the protein MSSFDKRAKDWDKNSKRVQTARKVAKAIKECVQKKGLDILDFGCGTGLVSYELTDIANSITGIDTAPKMVEMFNAKSTSSTIQAHCKDIDAIEPTFDLIVSSMTFHHIEDIHEIIGKLYAKLKPGGIICIADLVTEDGTFHSDNTGVHHFGFDPERLAKKFEELGFRKLCLNVVHTIEKHKNFDVFLLCMQKG; this is encoded by the coding sequence GTGAGTAGTTTCGACAAGCGGGCAAAAGATTGGGATAAAAACAGCAAAAGAGTGCAAACTGCACGGAAGGTCGCGAAAGCTATCAAAGAGTGCGTGCAAAAAAAGGGATTGGATATTCTCGATTTTGGCTGTGGAACTGGGCTGGTCAGTTATGAACTCACTGATATTGCCAACTCTATCACAGGTATCGACACCGCACCCAAAATGGTGGAGATGTTCAATGCAAAATCCACTTCCAGCACTATTCAAGCGCATTGTAAAGATATCGATGCAATTGAACCCACATTCGATCTTATTGTCAGTTCAATGACATTTCATCACATCGAGGATATCCATGAAATCATCGGTAAACTCTACGCAAAACTAAAACCTGGTGGAATTATATGCATCGCAGATTTAGTCACAGAGGATGGAACATTTCATAGCGACAACACAGGTGTTCATCACTTTGGCTTCGATCCAGAGCGGCTGGCAAAAAAGTTTGAAGAATTGGGGTTTCGAAAACTGTGTCTAAACGTGGTGCATACCATTGAAAAACATAAAAACTTCGATGTTTTTCTACTCTGTATGCAAAAAGGATAA
- a CDS encoding OadG family protein, giving the protein MILEAVKYMILGMGVVYLFLMLMVWVLDWQHKLLLKYFPESFEEPKAEKGVTSKREKLKKVAAITAALHHMKNS; this is encoded by the coding sequence ATGATATTGGAAGCCGTAAAGTATATGATCCTTGGGATGGGGGTCGTGTATCTATTTTTAATGTTGATGGTATGGGTGTTGGATTGGCAGCACAAGCTCTTGTTGAAATACTTTCCTGAAAGTTTTGAAGAACCAAAAGCCGAAAAAGGTGTAACTTCAAAACGAGAAAAATTGAAAAAAGTAGCTGCCATAACCGCTGCTTTGCATCATATGAAAAACTCATAA
- a CDS encoding alpha/beta hydrolase translates to MRLQTQTLMKLLLLVLFVYSAFALYLYLFQEKIIFRPYLAPKKVDIPKEAKIVMVDGQEVGILDRKSDVTVFYFGGNADNALQALTLFQDLPFNIVTYNYPGYGNSKGRPTQQSLYQSALRIFQKFHTKHNIIVGRSLGTSVATYVASLTKPTSLILITPFHSIAYLAKMRYPIFPVSLILKHPFPTYRYVQKVQAPIYVLLAQKDTLTPPKSYEALKPFMSNLKEERIIPNSTHADILEHQQTKEVVQQFILQSVQELSS, encoded by the coding sequence TTGCGACTACAAACACAGACTCTCATGAAACTCCTTCTTCTCGTTCTTTTCGTCTATAGTGCCTTTGCTCTGTATCTCTATCTTTTCCAAGAAAAAATCATCTTCCGCCCCTATCTTGCTCCTAAAAAGGTAGATATTCCAAAAGAAGCCAAAATTGTTATGGTCGATGGTCAGGAAGTGGGGATTTTGGATCGAAAAAGTGACGTGACGGTGTTTTATTTCGGTGGCAATGCGGATAATGCACTGCAAGCTCTTACTCTTTTTCAAGATCTTCCTTTCAATATTGTTACCTACAACTATCCAGGATACGGAAATTCCAAAGGAAGACCTACCCAGCAAAGTCTCTATCAATCGGCCTTGAGGATTTTTCAAAAGTTTCATACAAAACACAACATCATTGTCGGAAGAAGTCTTGGAACAAGCGTTGCAACCTATGTAGCGTCACTTACAAAACCTACAAGCCTCATCCTCATTACCCCATTCCACTCTATTGCCTACTTAGCCAAGATGCGTTATCCGATTTTTCCTGTTTCACTGATATTGAAGCATCCTTTCCCTACGTACCGATATGTTCAAAAAGTACAGGCTCCTATCTATGTTCTGTTGGCTCAAAAAGACACCCTCACACCACCAAAAAGCTATGAGGCTTTAAAACCATTCATGTCAAACCTCAAAGAGGAACGTATCATACCAAACTCGACGCATGCGGATATTTTAGAGCACCAGCAAACCAAAGAGGTTGTACAACAGTTTATCCTCCAATCTGTTCAAGAGCTCTCTTCATAA
- a CDS encoding biotin/lipoyl-containing protein translates to MAKKKYIDVMDTTFRDGFQSVFGGRVLMKDFLPALDAAKEVGITHFEFGGGARFQSLFFYLRENAFDMMDAFREKVGPEANLQILARGINTVMLDTGSRELIDLFAKMFAKHGTTTVRNFDALNDVDNLEYSAKCIKKYGMKHEAVITIMDLPPGCTGAHTPEFYEKKLREILDRGIEFDSLAFKDASGTSSPEKVYQTIKMARKLLGKDVHIRLHTHETAGVSVACYLAALEAGVDGIDLAASPVSGGTSQPDIITMLHAVKGKPYDLGGLDMEKVLDYEETLKECLADYFIPPEATQVSPLIPFSPMPGGALTANTQMMRDNKILHKYPEVIKAMREVVEKGGFGTSVTPVSQFYWQQAFNNVMFGPWKKIAPGYGRMVLGYFGKTPVAPDPEVVKLASEQLGLEPTKENPLDIADRDETKSIAYWKKKLEDENIETTEENIFIAAACGDKGIAFLKGESPLMVRKISEMEEEKVGKTSGIYTVIVDGEKFVVEVAEGNVEVKPEAEAKKEIEIVEEQASKGEAAGGMVEIKSAVPGTVWKILVNPGDKVKAGDKIMILESMKMEIDIPAPQDGVIAHIAVKVNDSVEEGQVLATME, encoded by the coding sequence ATGGCAAAAAAGAAATACATTGATGTGATGGATACCACCTTCAGAGATGGATTTCAATCCGTTTTTGGTGGACGAGTTTTGATGAAAGATTTTTTGCCGGCACTTGATGCGGCAAAAGAGGTTGGAATTACCCATTTCGAGTTTGGTGGAGGAGCACGTTTTCAAAGTCTCTTTTTCTATCTACGAGAGAATGCATTCGATATGATGGATGCATTCAGAGAAAAAGTTGGACCAGAAGCAAATCTTCAGATATTGGCTCGAGGCATCAATACGGTGATGCTTGATACGGGTAGTAGAGAACTGATCGATCTGTTTGCAAAGATGTTTGCGAAGCATGGAACGACTACTGTACGAAATTTCGATGCACTCAATGATGTGGACAACCTGGAATACTCCGCAAAATGCATCAAAAAGTATGGAATGAAGCATGAAGCGGTCATTACCATCATGGATCTTCCTCCAGGATGCACCGGTGCACACACTCCAGAATTTTATGAGAAAAAACTACGAGAAATTTTGGATAGAGGTATCGAGTTTGACAGTCTCGCTTTCAAAGACGCAAGCGGTACCAGCAGCCCTGAAAAAGTGTATCAGACTATCAAAATGGCCCGGAAGCTTTTGGGAAAAGACGTACATATCCGTCTTCATACCCATGAAACCGCTGGAGTAAGCGTGGCATGTTATCTAGCGGCTCTTGAAGCGGGAGTCGACGGTATCGACCTGGCAGCATCTCCTGTAAGTGGTGGAACAAGTCAGCCAGATATCATCACGATGCTCCATGCGGTTAAGGGCAAGCCGTATGATCTTGGCGGGCTTGATATGGAAAAAGTACTAGATTATGAAGAGACGCTCAAAGAGTGCCTGGCAGACTATTTCATTCCGCCTGAAGCAACGCAAGTGAGTCCACTCATTCCATTTTCTCCTATGCCTGGCGGTGCACTGACAGCCAATACCCAGATGATGCGAGACAACAAAATCTTGCATAAATACCCAGAAGTGATCAAAGCGATGCGAGAAGTGGTTGAAAAGGGTGGTTTTGGTACCAGTGTGACGCCCGTGAGCCAGTTTTACTGGCAGCAAGCATTCAATAACGTGATGTTCGGTCCTTGGAAAAAAATAGCTCCGGGATATGGCCGCATGGTACTGGGTTACTTTGGAAAAACTCCAGTTGCACCAGATCCGGAAGTTGTAAAACTGGCAAGCGAACAGCTGGGACTCGAACCAACAAAAGAGAATCCACTCGATATTGCGGATAGAGACGAGACAAAATCGATAGCATACTGGAAGAAAAAACTGGAAGATGAAAATATCGAAACGACAGAAGAGAATATCTTTATAGCGGCCGCTTGTGGCGATAAAGGCATTGCATTCTTAAAAGGCGAAAGTCCATTAATGGTGAGAAAAATAAGCGAAATGGAGGAAGAAAAAGTGGGTAAAACGAGCGGAATCTATACAGTGATCGTTGATGGTGAAAAGTTTGTCGTTGAAGTTGCTGAAGGAAACGTTGAGGTTAAACCGGAAGCGGAAGCGAAAAAAGAGATTGAGATCGTTGAAGAACAGGCAAGCAAAGGGGAAGCTGCAGGCGGCATGGTCGAGATAAAGTCAGCCGTTCCCGGTACTGTCTGGAAGATTCTTGTAAACCCAGGTGATAAAGTCAAAGCAGGTGACAAGATTATGATACTGGAATCCATGAAGATGGAGATCGATATCCCGGCTCCTCAAGATGGTGTGATAGCACATATTGCTGTGAAAGTGAACGATAGTGTTGAAGAGGGCCAAGTTCTGGCGACGATGGAGTAG
- a CDS encoding DUF72 domain-containing protein, protein MSAKAFIGTSGFYYDHWKGVFYPDNLPKKEYLLYYMEHFNTVEMNATFYHLPKAKTIEHWLEVAKEGFYYTIKAYRGITHYKKLKDAKDELFRFLHLVKPLKPHLGVILFQLPPSLHKDIELLASFLHILPHGYRYAFEFRHNSWYEDELFELLRRYGVAFCVHDFGKKSTPVVQTASFVYIRLHGSNGRYVGSYDDATLLSWAKRIEGFLQSHSDVYVYFNNDFGGAAVQDAKRLLSFLHTE, encoded by the coding sequence ATGAGTGCTAAAGCCTTTATAGGTACAAGTGGATTTTACTATGATCACTGGAAAGGGGTGTTCTATCCCGATAATCTACCAAAGAAAGAGTATCTTCTTTACTATATGGAACATTTCAACACGGTTGAGATGAACGCCACTTTTTATCATCTTCCAAAAGCAAAGACAATAGAGCACTGGCTGGAGGTGGCAAAAGAAGGATTTTACTACACCATCAAAGCCTATAGAGGGATCACACATTATAAAAAGCTCAAAGATGCAAAAGATGAGCTCTTTCGTTTTCTGCATCTTGTCAAACCCCTCAAGCCACATCTTGGTGTCATCCTTTTTCAACTGCCACCTTCACTGCATAAAGATATCGAGCTTTTAGCCTCCTTTTTACACATTTTGCCGCATGGATACCGATACGCTTTTGAATTTCGGCATAACAGTTGGTATGAAGATGAGTTGTTTGAACTGTTACGAAGATACGGAGTCGCTTTTTGCGTGCATGACTTTGGAAAAAAGAGTACACCTGTGGTACAAACCGCCAGTTTTGTCTATATTCGCTTACATGGGAGCAACGGAAGGTATGTGGGTTCATACGATGATGCGACGCTTTTGTCGTGGGCGAAGAGAATAGAAGGTTTTTTGCAATCTCACAGTGATGTGTATGTCTATTTCAATAACGATTTTGGAGGAGCTGCCGTGCAAGATGCAAAAAGGCTGTTATCCTTTTTGCATACAGAGTAG